Proteins encoded by one window of Xanthomonas sp. DAR 80977:
- a CDS encoding bifunctional aspartate kinase/diaminopimelate decarboxylase — MSSSPHVDRWIVLKFGGTSVSRRHRWDTIGKLAKKRADETGARVLVVVSALSGVTNELTAIADGSADSAQRVAALEQRHRDFLGELELDADSVLGERLAALRGLLEDPRAASRTLDWQAEVLGQGELLSSTLGAAYLRASGLDFGWMDARQWLDALPPQPNQSEWSKRLSVSCQWQSDGAWRERFVAQPARMLITQGFISRHQDGGTAILGRGGSDTSAAYFGALLGASRVEIWTDVPGMFSANPREVPDARLLTRLDYYEAQEIATTGAKVLHPRSIKPCRDGGVPMAILDTERPELPGTSIDGNARTVPGVKAISRRNGIVLVSMEGIGMWQQVGFLADVFARFAKHGLSVDLIGSAETNVTVSLDPSENLVNTDVLAALSADLAEICRVKIIVPCAAITLVGRGMRSLLHKLSDVWATFGKERVHMISQSSNDLNLTFVIDEADADGLLPILHAELIDSGAMPVEETEVFGPRWREITGSVRARSTPWWHAQREHLLRLADAGTPRYVYHLPTLRARARALKAIAPIDQRYYAIKANSHPAILEALVAEDFGLECVSHGELQRVFNTLPELSPRRVLFTPSFAPKAEYEAAFALGVTVTVDNVELLQRWPELFRGRSLWLRIDLGHGDGHHEKVNTGGKASKFGLSATRVDEFVEAARALDIRIVGLHAHLGSGVETAQHWRRMCDELAGFARRIGSVEVIDIGGGLPIPYSADDEPFDLDAWAQGLAEVKSVHPAFRLAIEPGRYLVAECGVLLTRATQVVEKDGIRRVGLDAGMNALIRPALYDAWHDVANLSRLDRDADAVFDVVGPICESSDVFGKRRRLPAATAADDVMLIDDAGAYGYAMASTYNQRELPREDVIDAPAA, encoded by the coding sequence ATGTCCTCTTCCCCCCACGTCGATCGTTGGATCGTCCTCAAGTTCGGCGGCACCTCGGTGTCGCGTCGTCATCGCTGGGACACGATCGGGAAGCTGGCGAAAAAACGCGCCGACGAGACCGGCGCGCGGGTGCTGGTGGTGGTGTCGGCGCTGTCGGGGGTGACCAACGAGCTGACCGCGATCGCCGACGGCAGCGCCGACAGCGCGCAGCGCGTGGCCGCGCTGGAGCAGCGCCATCGCGACTTCCTGGGCGAACTGGAACTGGACGCGGACAGCGTGCTCGGCGAGCGCCTGGCGGCGCTGCGCGGATTGCTCGAAGACCCGCGCGCGGCCAGCCGCACGCTGGACTGGCAGGCCGAGGTGCTGGGCCAGGGCGAATTGCTGTCCTCGACGCTGGGCGCGGCCTACCTGCGCGCCAGCGGCCTGGATTTCGGCTGGATGGACGCGCGCCAGTGGCTGGACGCGCTGCCGCCGCAGCCGAACCAGAGCGAATGGTCCAAGCGCCTGTCGGTGTCGTGCCAGTGGCAATCCGACGGCGCCTGGCGCGAGCGCTTCGTCGCCCAGCCGGCGCGGATGCTGATCACCCAGGGCTTCATCTCGCGGCACCAGGACGGCGGCACCGCGATCCTCGGCCGCGGCGGCTCGGACACCTCGGCCGCGTACTTCGGCGCGCTGCTCGGCGCCAGCCGGGTGGAGATCTGGACCGACGTGCCGGGCATGTTCAGCGCCAACCCGCGCGAAGTGCCGGACGCGCGCCTGCTGACCCGGCTGGACTATTACGAGGCGCAGGAAATCGCCACCACCGGCGCCAAGGTGCTGCACCCGCGCTCGATCAAGCCGTGCCGCGACGGCGGCGTGCCGATGGCGATCCTGGACACCGAGCGCCCCGAGCTGCCCGGCACCAGCATCGACGGCAATGCGCGCACCGTACCCGGGGTCAAGGCGATCAGCCGCCGCAACGGCATCGTGCTGGTGTCGATGGAAGGCATCGGCATGTGGCAGCAGGTCGGCTTCCTGGCCGACGTGTTCGCGCGCTTCGCCAAGCACGGCCTGTCGGTGGACCTGATCGGTTCGGCCGAGACCAACGTCACCGTGTCGCTGGACCCGAGCGAGAACCTGGTCAACACCGACGTGCTGGCGGCGCTGTCGGCCGACCTGGCGGAGATCTGCCGGGTCAAGATCATCGTGCCGTGCGCGGCGATCACCCTGGTCGGGCGCGGCATGCGCTCGCTGCTGCACAAGCTCTCGGACGTGTGGGCCACGTTCGGCAAGGAGCGCGTGCACATGATCTCGCAGTCGTCCAACGACCTGAACCTGACCTTCGTCATCGACGAGGCCGACGCCGATGGCCTGTTGCCGATCCTGCACGCCGAGCTGATCGACAGCGGCGCGATGCCGGTAGAGGAGACCGAGGTGTTCGGCCCGCGCTGGCGCGAGATCACCGGCAGCGTGCGCGCGCGGTCGACGCCGTGGTGGCATGCGCAGCGCGAGCACCTGCTGCGCCTGGCCGACGCCGGCACGCCGCGCTACGTCTACCACCTGCCGACGCTGCGCGCGCGCGCCCGCGCGCTCAAGGCGATCGCGCCGATCGACCAGCGCTACTACGCGATCAAGGCCAATTCGCACCCGGCGATCCTGGAGGCGCTGGTCGCCGAGGATTTCGGCCTGGAATGCGTGTCGCACGGCGAACTGCAGCGGGTGTTCAACACCTTGCCGGAGCTGTCGCCGCGGCGCGTGCTGTTCACCCCCAGCTTCGCGCCGAAGGCCGAATACGAAGCCGCGTTCGCGCTGGGCGTGACCGTCACCGTGGACAACGTCGAGCTGCTGCAGCGCTGGCCGGAGCTGTTCCGCGGCCGCAGCCTGTGGCTGCGCATCGACCTGGGCCATGGCGACGGCCACCACGAGAAGGTCAACACCGGCGGCAAGGCCTCCAAGTTCGGCCTGTCGGCGACGCGGGTGGACGAATTCGTCGAGGCCGCGCGCGCGCTGGACATCCGCATCGTCGGCCTGCACGCGCACCTGGGCAGCGGCGTGGAGACCGCGCAGCACTGGCGGCGGATGTGCGACGAACTGGCCGGCTTCGCGCGCCGCATCGGCAGCGTGGAGGTCATCGACATCGGCGGCGGCCTGCCGATCCCGTACAGCGCCGACGACGAGCCGTTCGACCTGGACGCGTGGGCGCAGGGCCTGGCCGAGGTCAAGTCGGTGCATCCGGCGTTCCGCCTGGCGATCGAGCCGGGCCGCTACCTGGTCGCCGAATGCGGCGTGCTGCTGACCCGCGCCACCCAGGTGGTCGAGAAGGACGGCATCCGCCGCGTCGGCCTGGACGCGGGCATGAACGCGTTGATCCGCCCGGCGCTGTACGACGCCTGGCACGACGTGGCCAACCTGAGCCGGCTGGACCGCGACGCCGATGCGGTGTTCGACGTGGTCGGGCCGATCTGCGAGTCCAGCGACGTGTTCGGCAAGCGCCGCCGCCTGCCGGCCGCCACCGCGGCGGACGACGTGATGCTGATCGACGACGCCGGCGCCTACGGCTACGCGATGGCCAGCACCTACAACCAGCGCGAGCTGCCGCGGGAGGACGTGATCGATGCGCCTGCCGCCTGA
- the murL gene encoding UDP-N-acetyl-alpha-D-muramoyl-L-alanyl-L-glutamate epimerase, translated as MTAFDKQQITTFRFVRCEFDADSGVARLVYAFDQGPELVETITVPGAPFVLDAARAQAVQHALRLLHLIAGVSYYKAAVPPRIAIDGYAIDADTAALLDSVYLHGLGEFAYRNGLDLRERIRFPATATATDGQGAAALGLRPHALVAIGGGKDSLVSIEALRAAGVEQTVAWIGGSQLIRACAERTALPTLNIGRALAPELFELNRQGAWNGHIPVTAVNSAILVFAALLHDAGQVVFSNEHSASYGSQIAGTGEVNHQWSKGWAFEQAFGAHVQRYVAADLHYYSLLRPLSELAVARQFARNDHYDAHFSSCNRNFHILGERPAHRWCGVCPKCHFVFLALAPFMPKTRLVRIFGRNLLDDAAQAPGFDALLEFQDHKPFECVGEGRESRAAMATLAARAEWKEDALVARFIREIQPQLEAGDLRVEPLLALDAQHRIPAELWERVRANFAA; from the coding sequence ATGACCGCTTTCGACAAACAGCAGATCACCACGTTCCGCTTCGTGCGTTGCGAATTCGACGCCGACAGCGGCGTCGCGCGCCTGGTCTATGCCTTCGACCAGGGCCCGGAGCTGGTGGAGACGATCACCGTGCCCGGCGCGCCGTTCGTGCTCGACGCGGCGCGCGCGCAGGCGGTGCAGCACGCGCTGCGCCTGCTGCACCTGATCGCCGGGGTCAGCTACTACAAGGCCGCGGTGCCGCCGCGGATCGCCATCGACGGCTACGCGATCGACGCCGACACCGCCGCGCTGCTGGACAGCGTGTACCTGCACGGGCTGGGCGAGTTCGCCTACCGCAACGGCCTGGACCTGCGCGAGCGGATCCGCTTTCCGGCGACGGCGACGGCGACGGACGGGCAGGGCGCCGCGGCGCTGGGCCTGCGCCCGCACGCCCTGGTCGCGATCGGCGGCGGCAAGGATTCGCTGGTCAGCATCGAGGCCTTGCGCGCGGCCGGGGTGGAACAGACCGTGGCCTGGATCGGCGGTTCGCAGCTGATCCGCGCCTGCGCCGAGCGCACCGCGCTGCCGACCTTGAACATCGGCCGCGCGCTGGCGCCGGAGCTGTTCGAACTGAACCGGCAGGGCGCGTGGAACGGGCATATCCCGGTGACCGCGGTGAACTCGGCGATCCTGGTGTTCGCCGCGCTGCTGCACGACGCCGGCCAGGTGGTGTTCTCCAACGAGCATTCGGCCAGCTACGGCAGCCAGATCGCCGGCACCGGCGAGGTCAACCACCAGTGGTCCAAGGGCTGGGCGTTCGAACAGGCATTCGGCGCGCACGTGCAGCGCTACGTGGCCGCGGACCTGCACTACTACTCGCTGCTGCGTCCGCTGTCGGAACTGGCGGTGGCGCGCCAGTTCGCCAGGAACGACCACTACGACGCGCATTTCTCCAGCTGCAACCGCAACTTCCACATCCTCGGCGAGCGCCCGGCGCACCGCTGGTGCGGGGTGTGCCCGAAGTGCCATTTCGTGTTCCTGGCGCTGGCCCCGTTCATGCCGAAGACGCGGCTGGTGCGGATCTTCGGCCGCAATCTGCTCGACGATGCGGCGCAGGCGCCGGGCTTCGATGCGCTGCTGGAATTCCAGGACCACAAGCCGTTCGAATGCGTCGGCGAGGGCCGCGAATCGCGCGCGGCGATGGCCACGCTGGCGGCGCGCGCGGAATGGAAGGAAGACGCGCTGGTGGCGCGCTTCATCCGCGAGATCCAGCCGCAGCTGGAGGCCGGCGACCTGCGCGTGGAGCCGCTGCTGGCGCTGGACGCGCAGCACCGCATTCCGGCCGAGCTGTGGGAACGCGTGCGTGCGAATTTCGCAGCTTGA
- a CDS encoding PhzF family phenazine biosynthesis protein, translating into MTLRRFLQLDVFSPRPGAGNPLAVVLDAQGLDAAAMQAIARWTRLPETTFVVPATQPGASYGIRIFSPQKEVPFAGHPSVGTAHAVLHAGVAAPRDGLLVQEGIAGLLPLRVDVDAGVRSIAIRTPRAQVAEIADAADPRLAAALAGWTLGAQPPVRMDGGRCWWLVEIADEATLRGLAPDWEAIAALAESTASMGVFAYARASGQAYDLAVRAFVGNGRRFEDAASGAANAVLAAWLDHRAALPGRDGRYVVSQGREVGHDALLTLSVDSAGEVWSGGQVQTVIDGSIDWR; encoded by the coding sequence ATGACCCTGCGCCGTTTCCTGCAACTGGATGTGTTCTCCCCGCGCCCCGGCGCCGGCAACCCGCTGGCCGTGGTGCTGGACGCGCAGGGGCTGGACGCCGCCGCCATGCAGGCGATCGCGCGCTGGACGCGGCTGCCGGAAACCACCTTCGTGGTCCCGGCCACCCAGCCCGGCGCCAGCTACGGCATCCGCATATTCAGTCCGCAGAAGGAGGTGCCTTTCGCCGGCCACCCCAGCGTCGGCACCGCGCACGCGGTGCTGCACGCCGGCGTCGCCGCGCCCAGGGACGGCCTGCTGGTGCAGGAAGGCATCGCCGGGCTGCTGCCGCTGCGGGTGGACGTGGATGCCGGCGTGCGCAGCATCGCGATCCGCACCCCGCGCGCGCAGGTGGCGGAAATCGCCGACGCCGCCGATCCGCGCCTGGCCGCCGCGCTGGCCGGCTGGACGCTGGGCGCGCAGCCGCCGGTGCGCATGGACGGCGGCCGCTGCTGGTGGCTGGTCGAAATCGCCGACGAGGCCACGCTGCGCGGCCTGGCGCCGGACTGGGAGGCGATCGCCGCGCTGGCCGAAAGCACCGCCAGCATGGGCGTGTTCGCCTATGCGCGGGCCAGCGGCCAGGCCTACGACCTGGCGGTGCGCGCATTCGTCGGCAACGGCCGCCGCTTCGAGGACGCGGCCTCGGGCGCGGCCAACGCGGTGCTCGCGGCGTGGCTGGACCATCGCGCCGCCCTGCCCGGCCGCGACGGCCGCTACGTGGTCAGCCAGGGCCGCGAGGTCGGCCACGACGCCTTGCTGACCCTGAGCGTGGACAGCGCCGGCGAGGTCTGGTCCGGCGGCCAGGTGCAGACGGTGATCGACGGATCCATCGACTGGCGCTGA